A portion of the Pseudorasbora parva isolate DD20220531a chromosome 1, ASM2467924v1, whole genome shotgun sequence genome contains these proteins:
- the brd7 gene encoding bromodomain-containing protein 7, whose translation MGKKHKKHKSEKHTHDEFTERPLKLVLKVAGNEVTTGSPSLEKVYDEQVDYDKHKDKKKKKKKKDEKDRASPPVSPADKKKKMTKKRKGPDSVDPDWDEQSRTPARSDVSQDKPLTPSLAKMEEKEQTPLQEALSQLIRQLQRKDPSAFFSFPVTDLIAPGYSLIIKRPMDFSTMKEKVKKEQYQSLEELKLDFRVMCENAMIYNKPETIYYKAARKLLHSGMKILSTERLDSLKQSIEFMAGLQRSSSHSAEDGDEDGGTSDPAKENSSVMDTSDNSQSPRVGNKDTPRESKDDAQKSQAEKDLEEIKKIVEESGGKLSNRSLQCELEFERRTSDGSTTLGILNPADLSAGDPGYCPVKLGMMGGRLQTGINTLQGFKEDKRNMVTPVTYMNYGPFSSYAPSYDSSFSNTSKEDSDLIYSFYGEDNSQPESESVADYLAKSEEHMSRLADNILDALTSGEHSRQLKVSETDNLPTEEPVEKVDTTDDAEVVASEPSSGDSVTALSSVGLNPDLLPESFNTEEAEHFQQKLDETTVLLRELQKVQKERLSAKQPPNIICLLVPTAKELQLAEKVTGNLANLTSRVTPADVCSVYGIRKAMGISLPNNTSQEMFTHLTTVGDIIEPMEGVC comes from the exons ATGGGCAAAAAGCATAAGAAACACAAATCAGAGAAGCACACACACGACG AGTTCACTGAGCGTCCTCTGAAGCTGGTGTTAAAAGTGGCTGGGAATGAGGTCACCACGGGCAGCCCTAGCCTCGAGAAAGTTTATGACGAACAGGTAGATTACGACAAacacaaagacaaaaaaaagaagaagaaaaagaaggacGAGAAAGACAGAGCCAGTCCTCCAGTGTCGCCGGCTGACAAAAAGAAAAAG ATGACCAAAAAAAGAAAGGGCCCAGACTCTGTGGATCCAGACTGGGATGAACAGAGCAGAACTCCTGCTCGCTCTGATGTTTCCCAGGACAAGCCCCTCACACCCTCACTTGCCAAAATGGAAG AAAAAGAGCAGACACCTCTACAGGAGGCCCTGAGTCAGCTCATCCGACAACTCCAGAG GAAGGACCCTAGTGCGTTCTTCTCATTCCCTGTGACGGATCTGATTGCCCCAGGATACTCTCTCATTATAAAGAGACCCATGGATTTCAGCACTATGAAGGAGAAAGTGAAGAAGGAACAATACCAGTCGCTTGAGGAGCTCAAG CTGGATTTCAGGGTGATGTGTGAGAACGCTATGATCTACAACAAACCAGAGACAATTTACTACAAAGCAGCAAGGAAACTCCTTCACTCTGGCATGAAGATCCTGAGCACA GAGAGACTGGACAGTTTAAAGCAGAGCATAGAGTTCATGGCTGGCCTGCAGAGGTCAAGCAGTCATTCAGCAGAGGATGGAGATGAGGATGGCGGGACGTCTGACCCTGCCAAAGAGAACTCCTCTGTCATGGACACAAGTGACAACTCACAATCACCCCGTGTAGGCAACAAAGATACTCCAAG GGAAAGTAAGGATGATGCTCAGAAGAGCCAAGCAGAGAAAGACCTGGAGGAGATCAAGAAGATTGTTGAGGAGTCGGGAGGAAAACTCTCAAACAGAAGTTTGCAGTGTGAG CTGGAGTTTGAGAGAAGGACATCTGATGGCTCAACCACTCTGGGAATCCTGAACCCCGCTGACCTGAGCGCTGGAG ATCCAGGATACTGCCCAGTCAAATTGGGCATGATGGGAGGTAGACTGCAGACTGGAATAAACACCCTTCAGGGTTTCAAAGAGGACAAGAGAAACATGGTTACTCCAG ttacCTATATGAATTACGGCCCATTCAGCTCATACGCTCCTTCATATGACTCCAGTTTTTCTAATACCAGCAAAGAGGACTCTGATCTTATTTACTCCTTCTATGGAGAGGACAACAGTCAGCCAGAATCTGAAAG CGTTGCAGATTATCTTGCTAAATCCGAAGAGCACATGAGCAGGTTAGCAGATAATATCCTGGATGCTTTAACCAGTGGGGAGCACTCGAGACAACTCAAAGTGTCAGAAACG gatAATCTGCCTACGGAGGAGCCTGTAGAGAAAGTAGACACAACAGATGATGCTGAG GTTGTTGCGTCAGAGCCCAGCAGTGGTGATAGTGTGACGGCTCTAAGTTCTGTGGGATTGAATCCTGACCTTCTTCCTGAGAGCTTCAACACAGAAG AAGCAGAGCATTTCCAACAGAAGCTGGATGAGACAACGGTGTTGCTGAGGGAGCTGCAGAAGGTTCAGAAAGAGAGACTGAGTGCCAAACAGCCACCAAACATCATCTGCCTACTGGTTCCTACGGCTAAAGAGCTGCAGCTTG CGGAGAAAGTTACAGGTAACCTGGCCAATTTGACCAGTCGGGTGACCCCTGCTGACGTGTGCAGTGTTTATGGTATCAGAAAGGCCATGGGTATCTCGCTACCCAACAATACCTCACAGGAAATGTTCACACACCTGACCACAG TGGGAGATATAATTGAACCCATGGAGGGAGTGTGTTGA